Proteins found in one Manduca sexta isolate Smith_Timp_Sample1 chromosome 8, JHU_Msex_v1.0, whole genome shotgun sequence genomic segment:
- the LOC115451049 gene encoding LOW QUALITY PROTEIN: trypsin 3A1 (The sequence of the model RefSeq protein was modified relative to this genomic sequence to represent the inferred CDS: inserted 1 base in 1 codon) — translation MKYLFSVIFFVFFCSVFTTELREEEKWKMRKWRHKREDDRWNWGYVDITEKFGELKSTTEDPVTPAQNSTPCMPYVRPPTPDFSASGRRISEVKCYEYIWDVKIRDEMDKERLACIKYRQKHRGILKPSFAIGGRDTGPGEFPHMGAIGWKATIGTWXFKCGSSLISNKFVLTAAHCSKASSADTTIADPVPKIVRLGDKNIIDVLVNGALPKDRNIINIIVHPQYSSPKKYYDIALMELDEVVIFTKLIQPACLWSKMDTSSLGKEAILTGWGVVESGGKTISPELQAAVVDIIDTPQCEQLLSRYCNRKWCGLQEHQLCAGKLAGGVDACQGDSGGPLQVKISLPITTQGTLSHVIGVTSFGVGCALPNLPGIYTRVSSFIDWIEENVWKQ, via the exons atgaagtatttatttagtgTTATATTCTTCGTGTTTTTCTGTTcag TGTTTACAACGGAATTGCGCGAAGAGGAGAAATGGAAGATGAGGAAATGGCGACACAAACGG gaAGACGACCGTTGGAACTGGGGATACGTGGATATCACAGAA AAGTTTGGTGAGCTCAAGAGTACCACCGAGGATCCAGTGACGCCAGCGCAGAACTCCACACCATGCATGCCATATGTACGACCGCCTACACCAGACTTCAGTGCATCTGGTAGAAGAATCAGCGAAGTCA aATGCTACGAATACATCTGGGATGTGAAAATAAGAGACGAAATGGACAAAGAGAGATTAGCAT GTATAAAATACAGGCAAAAACACAGAGGCATTTTGAAGCCCAGCTTTGCCATCGGAGGTCGTGATACTGGTCCTGGGGAGTTCCCGCatatg GGCGCCATAGGTTGGAAGGCGACTATCGGCACGT TGTTCAAATGCGGCAGTTCGCTCATTAGTAACAAGTTCGTGCTGACAGCAGCGCATTGTTCCAAAGCATCCTCAGCCGATACAACCATCGCCGATCCTGTACCAAAGATCGTACGACTAGGAGATAAGAATATTATTGATGTG CTCGTAAACGGTGCTTTGCCTAAAGACAGGAATATCATTAACATAATAGTGCATCCACAATACTCTTCTCCAAAGAAGTACTACGACATAGCTCTGATGGAATTGGATGAAGTGGTCATCTTCACAAAACTTATACAACCAGCGTGTCTTTGGAGCAAAATGGATACTAGCAGCCTTGGAAAAGAAGCTATTTTGACTGGCTGGGGTGTTGTAGAATCAG GAGGCAAGACAATATCACCAGAACTCCAGGCGGCTGTTGTTGACATCATAGACACTCCTCAATGCGAGCAGCTGTTGAGTAGATACTGCAACAGAAAATGGTGCGGACTCCAGGAACACCAGCTCTGTGCAGGCAAGTTGGCTGGAGGCGTTGATGCTTGCCAG GGTGACTCCGGGGGACCTTTGCAAGTAAAGATCTCTCTCCCAATTACGACGCAGGGCACCTTGAGCCACGTCATAGGCGTGACGTCATTCGGCGTCGGGTGCGCACTTCCAAACCTGCCCGGGATATACACCAGAGTATCCAGCTTTATTGATTGGATCGAGGAAAACGTTTGGAAACAATAA